Proteins from a single region of Diorhabda sublineata isolate icDioSubl1.1 chromosome 2, icDioSubl1.1, whole genome shotgun sequence:
- the LOC130452765 gene encoding transcriptional activator cubitus interruptus has protein sequence MPEKEADFQTAMSAGLPMQFPSAFAAFHAPLPVDQRTHDGRYVWDHRMQPPPTGAFHPPAPSSVGGNPGGGLLLGRELHPAYRLPPHMEYLYSLQHSTGSSIHGLGLGTEYITARGLTDVHTASTLGSSEFPFSIDGSRLNSPRPGSIRASRKRALSSSPYSDSFDINSMIRFSPNSLASIVNGSRSSSASGSYGHLSAGAISPALGMHPMHLQQLQAHLMRSSGSLLPLPPAAPPPHPMYSLGHHPLHVTHNIKTDILNDRKKSETSTITQLDVDSTTSRKSKVKKEPSPNFCGQEGQNDPIDLKDEPGDFIETNCHWKECSTEFGTQEELVKHINNDHIHANKKSFVCRWEGCSRAEKPFKAQYMLVVHMRRHTGEKPHKCTFEGCAKAYSRLENLKTHLRSHTGEKPYTCEYPGCAKAFSNASDRAKHQNRTHSNEKPYVCKAPGCTKRYTDPSSLRKHVKTVHGAEFYASKKHKGSEPGPDDGPAGLDSSPRSEDMQSHKTTSLSSPSIKSESDVNSPGHQQGSPLGTTQLAGLGGFNDDLPNDIGGTIGPSDDIPWAYDAEDLEIDELPVVLRAMVGLGNERGGVAVTERTPRVRMKHLVKGKPSTIPPANNQRKNIADLNRRITDLKMEGNTTGSAQTKSQFTDLQQRLQPPGNTQAQIRRDSNSTVSSYYGSMRSADMSRKSSVASQSSSMRPGVVGPGSFYDPISAGSSRRSSQLSTATTGGTCILPPPPSHLLAGHLQKLQNSPGNNLVLQTQNASLQQTAMQQTWLSTALSNIPSTTTSTDARRMSEPCHTLSDRKSPPPRPASVSLSPLKDTTNSSELHPNQAVVLDEVGEGEMVENKLVIPDEMVRYLNQVADNQNIMSWSDTNQKPLESSSHMIPSPSSFTLPSPQNMSPSAISQILPSPSSLNQMISSPNNQMVNSPSNLNQMMPSPAASNANQIIHSPSSNNLNQMMHSPSSNNMCQVMSSPATNNINQMMSSPATNNMNQMMPSPATNNMSQMMSSPAPNNVNQMISSPSTNNMNRMMPSPTTNNINQVMPSPTANNINQMMPSPAANNINQMMPSPGATNINQMMSSSASVHNQMLHSPSAKQLMSLSGTNNMNQIMSSNGNMNHIHTNYSASNYGMVQQSNFPVKCHSQMMNMNCFNRPMNHSGCYSVPHWDGCGCQQNMTQNNHICRQRNSYMGNNSNHYCNNHYNQNHYNCNNFQTNYNCMSNMSEQMPSPAVATPSPSEAMNPPQQAQMTRPCSHYDQNCYSTSIYPNQCISNTHNCTNCKKTGFSQCCNQNNEIQCNDVSQSQMSPSISNSGTTMLGMRQDAYQRTLEYVQNCQSWVNNSDTVSSSTHPLKVAEKPTSNMVVNDMTSSLTSLLEENRFLQMII, from the exons GGCTAGGACTAGGAACAGAATATATAACTGCCAGAGGTCTTACAGATGTCCATACAGCATCTACCTTGGGAAGTTCGGAATTTCCATTCAGTATAGATG GTTCCAGGTTGAACAGTCCTCGACCGGGCAGTATAAGAGCTTCTCGTAAACGCGCCTTATCATCCTCACCTTACTCAGattcttttgatattaattcGATGATAAGGTTTTCCCCAAATTCCCTGGCATCTATAGTCAATGGATCGAGATCATCTAGCGCGAGCGGTTCCTATGGACATCTGTCGGCAGGAGCCATTAGCCCCGCTTTGGGTATGCATCCGATGCACCTTCAACAACTCCAAGCACACTTAATGCGTAGCTCGGGATCTTTATTACCTTTACCTCCTGCTGCACCTCCGCCTCATCCTATGTATTCTTTGGGACATCATCCGCTTCACGTAACACACAATATTAAGACTGAT ATTTTAAATGACAGGAAAAAGTCTGAAACTAGTACAATAACACAACTCGATGTCGACTCAACGACGTCAAGAAAATCCAAAGTGAAAAAAGAACCGTCTCCAAATTTCTGTGGACAAGAGGGGCAAAACGATCCCATCGATCTCAAAGACGAACCAGGAGATTTTATAGAAACGAATTGTCATTGGAAGGAATGCTCAACAGAATTTGGAACTCAAGaagaattagtaaaa cATATCAACAATGATCACATACATGCGAATAAGAAGTCATTTGTATGTCGATGGGAGGGGTGTTCAAGAGCAGAAAAACCTTTCAAGGCTCAGTACATGTTGGTTGTACATATGAGAAGACATACTGGAGAAAAACCTCATAAATGCACG tttGAAGGATGTGCCAAAGCTTATTCGAGACTAGAGAATCTGAAAACTCATTTACGATCCCACACTGGCGAAAAACCTTATACCTGTGAATATCCTGGTTGTGCTAAAGCATTTAGCAATGCCTCTGATAGAGCCAAACATCAAAATCGTACGCATAGTAATGAG AAACCATACGTGTGCAAAGCACCGGGATGTACGAAACGGTATACCGATCCGAGTTCTCTAAGAAAACATGTGAAAACTGTACACGGGGCAGAATTTTATGCCAGTAAAAAACATAAGGGATCCGAACCAGGACCTGATGATGGCCCGGCCGGATTAGATTCCAGTCCAAGAAGTGAGGATATGCAAAGCCATAAAACAACCAGTCTCAGTAGTCCGAGTATCAAATCTGAATCTGACGTTAATTCTCCCGGTCACCAACAAGGAAGTCCACTCGGTACCACCCAACTTGCAG GACTTGGAGGTTTCAACGATGACTTACCTAATGACATAGGTGGAACAATTGGTCCTTCTGATGATATACCTTGGGCGTACGATGCAGAAGACTTAGAAATAGACGAACTTCCTGTTGTTTTAAGAGCAATGGTGGGTTTAGGAAATGAGCGAGGAGGTGTAGCGGTTACAGAGAGAACACCGAGAGTTAGAATGAAACATCTGGTAAAAGGAAAACCGTCAACCATACCACCCgcaaataatcaaagaaaaaatattgctgATCTTAATAGACGAATAACAGATCTGAAAATGGAAG gcAATACAACTGGTTCTGCTCAAACTAAGAGTCAATTCACTGATCTCCAACAAAGGCTACAACCTCCTGGTAATACACAGGCTCAAATCCGCAGGGATAGTAATTCTACAGTCAGTTCCTATTATGGCAGCATGAGAAGTGCGGATATGAGTCGAAAGAGTAGTGTAGCTTCGCAATCTTCCAGTATGCGTCCTGGTGTAGTAGGGCCCGGATCTTTTTACGACCCTATATCGGCTGGTAGCTCGAGAAGATCAAGCCAGTTATCGACAGCTACAACAGGTGGAACCTGCATTCTTCCGCCGCCACCTTCACATCTTCTAGCTGGACATTTACAAAAACTGCAGAATTCTCCCGGCAACAATTTAGTACTCCAG ACTCAGAATGCTTCACTTCAACAAACAGCAATGCAACAAACTTGGTTGTCTACAGCTCTGTCCAATATTCCATCGACAACAACTAGTACAGATGCTCGCAGAATGTCGGAACCGTGTCACACTTTGTCCGATAGGAAGAGCCCTCCACCTCGTCCCGCTTCTGTATCTTTATCACCTTTGAAAGATACTACAAACTCTTCAGAATTGCATCCAAATCAAGCAGTAGTTTTAGATGAGGTGGGAGAAGGAGAAATGGTGGAGAATAAACTTGTAATACCTGACGAAATGGTTAGATACTTAAACCAAGTAGCAGATAATCAAAACATAATGAGCTGGTCGGATACAAATCAAAAACCGTTAGAAAGCTCTTCACATATGATACCATCACCTTCTAGTTTTACACTGCCTTCTCCTCAAAATATGTCACCATCTGCTATTAGTCAAATTTTACCATCACCAAGTAGTTTAAATCAGATGATATCGTCACCTAATAATCAAATGGTAAATTCTCCATCTAATCTGAACCAAATGATGCCTTCTCCTGCGGCCAGTAATGCCAATCAAATTATACATTCACCGTCTTCCAATAATCTTAATCAAATGATGCATTCACCATCTTCTAATAACATGTGTCAAGTTATGTCTTCACCTGCAACTAATAATATTAACCAGATGATGTCTTCACCTGCAACTAATAACATGAACCAGATGATGCCGTCACCTGCAACTAATAACATGAGTCAAATGATGTCTTCACCTGCACCTAATAATGTGAATCAAATGATTTCTTCACCTTCAACTAACAATATGAATCGTATGATGCCTTCACCTACAACTAACAACATAAATCAGGTGATGCCTTCACCTACAGCAAATAACATAAATCAAATGATGCCTTCACCTGCAGCTAATAACATAAATCAAATGATGCCTTCACCAGGAGCTACAAATATTAACCAAATGATGTCATCGTCTGCATCTGTTCATAATCAAATGCTTCATTCTCCATCTGCAAAGCAATTGATGTCATTATCTGGTACTAATAATATGAATCAGATCATGTCTTCTAATGGGAATATGAATCATATACATACCAATTATTCAGCTTCAAACTACGGAATGGTGCAACAAAGTAACTTTCCTGTTAAATGTCACTCTCAAATGATGAATATGAACTGTTTTAATAGACCCATGAACCACAGTGGTTGTTATTCTGTGCCACATTGGGACGGATGTGGATGTCAACAAAATATGACACAAAATAATCATATCTGTCGTCAAAGGAATAGTTATATGGGTAACAATTCAAACCATTATTGTAATAACCATTACAATCAGAACCATTATAACTGcaacaattttcaaacaaattacaACTGTATGTCTAACATGTCAGAGCAAATGCCCTCACCGGCAGTAGCCACACCCTCACCATCTGAAGCTATGAATCCACCTCAACAAGCACAAATGACACGACCATGTTCACATTATGACCAAAACTGTTATTCCACCTCCATATATCCTAATCAGTGTATCTCTAACACTCACAACTGCACAAATTGCAAAAAAACCGGTTTCAGTCAGTGCTGTAACCAGAATAATGAAATACAGTGTAATGATGTTAGCCAATCGCAAATGTCACCGAGTATTTCAAACAGTGGTACTACAATGCTCGGGATGCGCCAGGACGCTTATCAAAGAACATTGGAATATGTTCAAAATTGTCAATCGTGGGTGAACAATTCGGATACGGTTAGTAGTAGTACACATCCACTTAAAGTAGCTGAAAAACCTACTTCAAATATGGTCGTTAATGATATGACTTCATCTCTTACTTCTCTCTTAGAAGAAAATAGGTTCTTACAAATGATTATATAA